A section of the Streptomyces sp. NBC_01591 genome encodes:
- the ligD gene encoding non-homologous end-joining DNA ligase → MTPITEVEGRRLALSNLDKVLYPATGTTKGEVLHYYAATAAGVLLTHLRDRPVSFLRYPDGPDGQRFFTKNPPPGTPSWVRTTPVPHHEDRKARQVVVQDLASLMWAANLVVEFHTPQWRADAPGIADRMVFDLDPGAPATVVECCAVALWLRERLAADGLRAYGKTSGSKGLHLLVPLEPTPSDRVSAYAKGLAVQAEQELPDLVVHRMKRALRPGKVFVDFSQNAAAKTTATPYTLRARPEPTVSAPVTWAEVEKCRTPGELVFLAGGMGARLERYGDLLGPLADPDGAGRLPDAR, encoded by the coding sequence ATGACGCCGATCACAGAGGTGGAGGGGCGGCGGCTGGCACTCAGCAATCTCGACAAGGTGCTGTATCCGGCCACCGGAACCACCAAGGGCGAGGTGCTGCACTACTACGCGGCCACTGCCGCGGGGGTCCTGCTCACGCATCTGCGCGACCGGCCCGTGTCCTTTCTGCGCTATCCGGACGGGCCGGACGGGCAGCGCTTCTTCACCAAGAATCCGCCGCCGGGTACGCCGTCCTGGGTACGGACCACCCCCGTGCCGCACCATGAGGACAGGAAGGCCAGGCAGGTGGTCGTGCAGGATCTGGCCTCGCTGATGTGGGCGGCCAATCTGGTGGTGGAGTTCCACACCCCACAGTGGCGGGCCGATGCTCCGGGGATCGCCGACCGGATGGTGTTCGACCTGGACCCGGGCGCGCCCGCGACCGTCGTGGAGTGCTGCGCGGTGGCACTGTGGCTGCGCGAGCGGCTGGCGGCGGACGGGTTGCGGGCGTACGGGAAGACCTCCGGGTCGAAGGGGCTGCATCTGCTCGTACCGCTGGAGCCGACCCCCTCCGATCGGGTGTCGGCCTACGCGAAAGGGCTGGCCGTCCAGGCGGAGCAGGAGCTTCCGGACCTGGTCGTGCACCGGATGAAGCGGGCGCTGCGGCCGGGGAAGGTGTTCGTCGACTTCAGCCAGAACGCGGCGGCGAAGACCACCGCCACCCCGTACACGCTGCGCGCCCGGCCCGAACCGACCGTCTCGGCGCCCGTCACCTGGGCGGAGGTCGAGAAGTGCCGGACCCCCGGGGAGCTGGTCTTCCTGGCGGGCGGGAT
- the ku gene encoding non-homologous end joining protein Ku gives MRSIWNGAISFGLVSIPIKLVNATESHSISFRQIHLADGGRIRYRKVCEIDEQEVSAGEIGKAYEEADGSVIPITDEDLGSLPLPTAKTIEIVAFVPAASIDPLQMDAAYYLSANGVPAAKPYTLLREALKRSQKVAVAKYALRGRERLGMLRVVDDVIAMHGLLWPDEIRSPEGVAPETEVKVRDTELDLADALMDTLGEVDMDSLHDDYREAVEELIAAKAEGRTLEPAEADDSGGKVIDLIAALESSVRAAKEARGEEPETAEEPAGAPVAKVTSLAGRKKSGGTGAKKKATAATKKTASAKKSASSRAPAKKTAARSTKKSTAKTTTERAATTTAKKTTAKSDSKTHSQSDSKPTAKKAAPRKRASA, from the coding sequence GTGAGGTCCATATGGAACGGCGCCATCTCCTTCGGGCTGGTCAGCATCCCCATCAAGCTGGTCAACGCCACCGAGAGCCACTCGATCTCCTTCCGCCAGATCCACCTCGCCGACGGTGGCCGGATCCGATACCGGAAGGTCTGCGAGATCGACGAGCAGGAGGTCTCCGCCGGAGAGATCGGGAAGGCGTACGAGGAGGCCGACGGTTCGGTGATCCCGATCACCGACGAGGACCTCGGCTCGCTTCCCCTGCCCACGGCCAAGACGATCGAGATCGTCGCCTTCGTGCCGGCCGCCTCGATCGACCCGCTCCAGATGGACGCGGCGTACTACCTCTCCGCCAACGGAGTCCCGGCGGCCAAGCCGTACACGTTGCTCCGTGAGGCGCTGAAGCGGAGCCAGAAGGTAGCGGTGGCGAAGTACGCGCTGCGCGGCCGCGAGCGGCTCGGCATGCTGCGGGTGGTCGACGACGTGATCGCCATGCACGGCCTGCTCTGGCCGGACGAGATCCGCAGCCCCGAGGGCGTCGCCCCGGAGACCGAGGTCAAGGTCCGCGACACCGAACTCGACCTGGCCGACGCGCTGATGGACACCCTCGGCGAGGTCGACATGGATTCGCTCCACGACGACTACCGCGAGGCGGTCGAGGAGCTCATCGCCGCGAAGGCGGAGGGCCGGACCCTGGAGCCGGCGGAGGCGGACGACTCCGGCGGCAAGGTCATCGACCTGATCGCGGCCCTGGAGAGCAGCGTCCGCGCGGCGAAGGAGGCCCGCGGCGAGGAGCCGGAGACCGCGGAGGAGCCGGCGGGCGCCCCGGTGGCCAAGGTCACCTCGCTCGCTGGCCGCAAGAAGTCCGGCGGAACCGGGGCGAAGAAGAAGGCCACGGCGGCCACCAAGAAGACGGCCTCGGCGAAGAAGTCCGCATCGAGCAGGGCGCCCGCCAAGAAGACCGCCGCACGCTCGACGAAGAAGTCCACCGCCAAGACGACCACCGAGCGAGCCGCCACGACGACGGCGAAGAAGACCACCGCGAAATCGGACTCGAAGACGCACTCGCAGTCGGACTCGAAGCCGACGGCGAAGAAGGCGGCCCCCCGCAAGCGCGCCTCTGCCTGA
- a CDS encoding eCIS core domain-containing protein, translated as MRDHEIHRTTGADSGRITSFKPAATPHSVPLGLLALQADVGNAAVVQMLRQAGHVPAQSDQHQHGPDCGHQEGRATERPAVQRSAVHEVLRTRGRPLDKATRTDMEARLDADFSDVRIHNDSTAKASAAEIGARAYTSGNHIVLGDGGGTKHTLAHELTHVIQQRQGPVTGTDNGAGLKVSDPSDRFEREAEANATRLMSAPSPQGGRLDDGQNQADRSAGSGEPTVQRAIGLEIEVDRPVVRGNGENVMNGNSTGFTLAENQQRGIKVVSDARWLPDKSGLYTNAEIVSGPASVLPGEEFSPLSETLDHLEDAHSRLYRPTAGSPNSEKQMKALFADEGYVPKEGFKTARVAPENPHVERGGPDGGGLFVHETVGVPLHGMAGFFTNALNEPDARTNSGNKIRSTKNHSERHLAKSLEFGAALAEMYATSMFADDQAMHVDREELRGFGTLYYTQVAALADKGRKENPDLSGGQIKNKTAALSRVGLDSVRTTLSGSAQEFLRESSEEIDDIFWRHYREVNPMKEGERIATEDEAILRTYTKSALQGDQPIKPGYQAHAFGGMTELPGPDFVQGVPVIPLEMRSFGPSLTNFPDLREDVGLLEKWSREAFDGALAARNGTTDPSAQQQQGGQPAVTWEAFAGQAIKEVTDLYYKDPSPQHQMVATLVQVAARIATSPESQNEAAECINRLIRILKNELAFHEVRGITNALTRMAPADTLLTTITRRLTALGV; from the coding sequence TTGCGCGATCACGAGATCCACCGAACCACCGGAGCCGACAGCGGGCGCATCACCTCCTTCAAGCCTGCGGCCACGCCGCATTCGGTCCCTCTCGGCCTGCTCGCTCTTCAGGCCGACGTCGGGAACGCCGCCGTCGTCCAGATGCTCCGTCAGGCCGGTCATGTCCCGGCGCAATCCGACCAGCACCAACACGGCCCCGACTGCGGACACCAGGAAGGCCGGGCGACGGAACGACCCGCGGTGCAGCGCTCCGCGGTGCACGAGGTCCTGCGCACCAGAGGCCGGCCGTTGGACAAGGCGACCCGCACCGACATGGAAGCCCGGCTCGACGCGGACTTCTCCGACGTCCGCATTCACAACGACAGCACGGCGAAGGCGTCCGCGGCCGAGATCGGCGCCCGCGCCTACACCTCCGGTAACCACATCGTCCTCGGCGACGGCGGCGGCACCAAGCACACCTTGGCCCACGAACTGACCCATGTCATTCAGCAACGTCAAGGCCCCGTCACCGGGACCGACAACGGTGCGGGACTGAAGGTCTCCGACCCCTCCGACCGGTTTGAACGCGAGGCCGAAGCAAACGCCACACGGCTGATGAGCGCCCCCAGCCCACAGGGTGGACGCCTGGACGACGGACAGAACCAGGCGGACCGATCGGCCGGGAGCGGGGAACCCACCGTCCAACGAGCGATCGGGCTGGAGATCGAGGTCGACCGTCCCGTCGTCCGGGGCAACGGTGAAAACGTCATGAACGGTAACAGCACCGGATTCACCTTGGCGGAAAATCAGCAGCGCGGCATCAAGGTTGTCTCGGATGCGCGCTGGCTCCCGGACAAATCGGGGCTCTACACGAATGCAGAAATCGTATCCGGGCCCGCTTCAGTACTGCCTGGCGAGGAGTTCTCTCCCCTCAGTGAAACCCTCGATCATCTTGAGGATGCTCACAGTCGGCTCTACAGACCGACCGCGGGCTCCCCGAATTCCGAGAAGCAGATGAAGGCTCTCTTTGCCGACGAGGGCTACGTTCCCAAAGAGGGGTTCAAGACGGCCAGGGTGGCACCTGAGAACCCCCACGTGGAGCGCGGCGGACCAGACGGTGGCGGGCTGTTCGTCCATGAGACCGTGGGAGTTCCCCTGCATGGCATGGCAGGGTTCTTCACCAATGCGCTCAACGAACCCGATGCCAGAACGAACTCAGGGAACAAGATCCGCAGCACGAAGAACCATTCAGAGCGACACCTAGCCAAGTCACTCGAATTCGGTGCGGCTCTGGCTGAAATGTATGCAACCAGCATGTTTGCGGACGATCAGGCGATGCATGTGGATCGCGAGGAATTGCGCGGGTTCGGCACCTTGTACTACACCCAGGTGGCCGCCCTGGCCGACAAGGGACGCAAGGAAAACCCCGACCTCTCCGGCGGCCAGATAAAGAACAAGACCGCCGCACTGTCCCGCGTCGGTCTCGATTCGGTACGGACCACTCTTTCCGGAAGTGCTCAAGAATTCCTGCGGGAGAGCTCCGAAGAAATCGACGATATTTTTTGGAGACACTACCGGGAAGTCAACCCGATGAAGGAAGGCGAGCGCATAGCCACCGAGGACGAAGCGATCTTGAGAACTTACACCAAGTCCGCCCTCCAGGGCGATCAACCCATCAAACCCGGATATCAGGCCCACGCCTTCGGCGGCATGACGGAGCTGCCGGGTCCGGACTTCGTCCAGGGCGTCCCTGTAATTCCCCTGGAAATGCGCTCGTTCGGCCCCTCGCTCACGAACTTTCCGGACTTGCGAGAAGACGTCGGGCTGCTGGAGAAATGGTCTCGGGAAGCATTTGACGGCGCCCTCGCGGCACGCAATGGAACGACTGACCCGTCGGCGCAACAGCAACAAGGCGGCCAGCCGGCCGTCACCTGGGAAGCTTTCGCCGGACAGGCGATCAAGGAAGTCACTGACCTCTACTACAAGGACCCGAGCCCTCAACACCAAATGGTGGCCACGCTGGTCCAGGTCGCCGCGCGCATTGCCACCTCTCCCGAATCGCAGAATGAGGCCGCGGAGTGCATCAATCGCCTCATACGAATCCTCAAGAATGAGCTGGCTTTTCATGAGGTTCGAGGAATAACGAATGCCCTGACTCGGATGGCCCCGGCGGATACCCTACTGACAACGATCACACGACGGTTGACAGCGCTCGGAGTGTGA
- a CDS encoding DUF397 domain-containing protein, with protein MKSAHRSTPDLSGAMWRISSYSGGNNECVEAATNLPHLVPVRDSKRPAGPVITFSPNAWRTFLGSRPS; from the coding sequence ATGAAGAGCGCACACCGCAGCACGCCGGACCTGTCGGGCGCGATGTGGCGCATCAGTTCGTACAGCGGTGGCAACAACGAGTGCGTCGAGGCCGCCACCAACCTCCCCCACCTCGTCCCCGTCCGCGACAGTAAGCGCCCCGCCGGACCCGTGATCACCTTCAGCCCCAACGCCTGGCGCACGTTCCTCGGTAGCCGACCGAGCTGA
- a CDS encoding helix-turn-helix domain-containing protein has protein sequence MYAKSTSATPSTVLGRQLGDELRRLRETSGLTTAQAADALDCTKGKISRIENGRVAVRLPDLTAMLHAYQVSEHETRERLSSLARKANRRRREGWWNQYGDVLADTYRDYISLEDMAASIRTFQAQLIPGLLQTPEYIRAVTVASRQWQTADEIEKFVQVRLARQERLLSDNPLRLWAVLSESVLLQQVGGAQVMGAQLTHLLASSERPNVTVQVLPFSRGAHASMFGPYVVLGFPEEGALDVVLADNPSGSMWLERQTDVSRYQDLFDAARTSALSPTESRAVIHRRAKEHQP, from the coding sequence ATGTACGCAAAGAGCACCAGCGCGACCCCGTCGACCGTCCTCGGGCGACAACTGGGCGACGAGTTGAGGCGGTTGAGGGAGACTTCGGGGCTGACCACCGCGCAGGCCGCCGACGCGCTCGACTGCACCAAGGGCAAGATCAGCCGCATCGAGAACGGACGCGTGGCAGTTCGGCTCCCCGACCTGACGGCGATGCTGCACGCGTATCAGGTCTCGGAGCACGAGACCCGCGAGCGACTGAGTTCCCTTGCGCGCAAGGCCAATCGCAGGCGCAGAGAGGGGTGGTGGAACCAGTACGGCGACGTACTCGCCGACACCTACCGGGACTACATCTCCCTGGAGGACATGGCGGCGTCGATCCGCACGTTCCAGGCGCAGTTGATCCCCGGCCTGCTCCAGACCCCCGAGTACATCAGGGCGGTCACCGTGGCCTCACGGCAGTGGCAGACGGCGGACGAGATCGAGAAGTTCGTCCAGGTACGCCTCGCGCGCCAGGAGAGGCTTCTGTCCGACAACCCGCTGCGGCTCTGGGCCGTGCTCTCGGAGTCGGTGCTTCTGCAGCAGGTGGGCGGTGCCCAAGTGATGGGCGCGCAGCTGACGCACCTGCTGGCCAGCTCCGAGCGCCCCAATGTGACCGTTCAAGTACTGCCGTTCTCCCGCGGAGCCCATGCGAGTATGTTCGGCCCGTACGTAGTACTGGGATTTCCCGAGGAGGGGGCGCTCGACGTGGTCCTGGCGGACAATCCGTCCGGCTCCATGTGGCTGGAGCGGCAGACGGACGTCTCGCGCTATCAGGACCTGTTCGACGCCGCGCGCACTTCAGCGCTCTCTCCGACCGAGTCCCGCGCTGTCATCCACCGCAGGGCCAAGGAGCATCAACCATGA